A genomic region of Runella rosea contains the following coding sequences:
- a CDS encoding 50S ribosomal protein L25/general stress protein Ctc, protein MKSTEIVGFKRANLGKKEARELRLQAMVPCVLYGGAEQVHFAAPMYLFRELLFSPNVYKVTLNIEGEIHYGILQDVQYHPVSDIILHADFLAIDDEKEIKIEVPVRFTGTAVGVTKGGKLVQKLRKIKVIGLAKNIPDFVDVPVGDLDLGKSVKVGHLKVEGFKIVNNASLPIAGVEIPRALRGTLK, encoded by the coding sequence ATGAAAAGTACAGAGATTGTAGGGTTTAAAAGAGCGAATCTCGGCAAGAAAGAAGCACGCGAACTACGCCTTCAGGCAATGGTTCCATGTGTATTGTACGGTGGAGCGGAACAAGTGCACTTTGCGGCACCTATGTACCTCTTCCGTGAACTTCTTTTCTCTCCTAACGTTTACAAAGTGACGTTAAACATCGAAGGTGAAATTCATTACGGAATTTTGCAGGATGTTCAGTATCACCCAGTGAGTGATATCATCCTTCACGCCGACTTTTTGGCCATTGACGATGAAAAAGAAATCAAAATTGAAGTACCAGTCCGTTTTACAGGAACTGCCGTTGGGGTAACCAAAGGGGGTAAATTGGTACAGAAATTACGTAAAATCAAAGTAATCGGGTTGGCAAAAAACATCCCTGATTTCGTTGATGTACCAGTAGGTGATCTTGATTTAGGAAAATCAGTAAAAGTAGGTCACTTAAAAGTAGAAGGATTTAAAATCGTAAACAATGCTTCGCTACCAATCGCGGGTGTTGAAATCCCACGTGCATTGCGCGGTACGTTGAAGTAA
- a CDS encoding ROK family protein: protein MYIIGIDLGGTNVKGIIIDENGTVLKQHYVATHDNGDTTWRVNVLEMVLYLKSWLQEPVAAIGMSAPGLPDEKNQCIAFLPNRLNGLENFVWSNYLGETSYILNDAHSALMAEATFGVAKGHKNVVLLTLGTGIGGGLLINGQLYQGLSQMAGHLGHLSLNATDDEVSIVGMPGSLEYAIGNYSVAKRSKGRFESTWELVEAYRKGDAWATLVWLSSLQKLAVALSSLVNAFSPELIVLAGGITFADDALFEPLKQFMDFYEWRPGGKKTPIVQAEFGDMAGAIGAAGFAMSKIKNT from the coding sequence ATGTATATCATCGGAATAGATCTTGGTGGCACCAACGTAAAAGGAATCATCATTGACGAAAATGGGACCGTTTTGAAACAACATTACGTGGCAACGCACGACAATGGCGACACCACTTGGCGCGTAAATGTGTTGGAAATGGTGCTTTACCTCAAAAGTTGGTTGCAGGAACCCGTAGCGGCCATTGGTATGTCGGCACCTGGCCTGCCAGATGAGAAGAATCAATGCATTGCTTTTCTACCCAATCGTCTGAACGGATTGGAAAATTTTGTTTGGAGCAACTACCTAGGCGAAACCAGTTATATCCTTAACGACGCCCATTCCGCATTGATGGCCGAAGCAACCTTTGGCGTGGCAAAAGGGCACAAAAATGTCGTTTTATTGACACTCGGCACGGGAATCGGCGGCGGCTTGCTCATCAACGGGCAATTGTATCAGGGCCTTAGTCAAATGGCAGGACATTTGGGGCACTTGTCGCTCAATGCCACCGACGACGAAGTCAGCATTGTAGGAATGCCCGGCAGTTTGGAATATGCTATCGGCAATTATTCCGTTGCCAAACGCTCCAAAGGGCGTTTTGAATCGACATGGGAGCTGGTAGAAGCCTACCGAAAAGGAGACGCTTGGGCTACGCTGGTTTGGCTTTCATCCCTCCAAAAATTAGCCGTGGCACTCAGCTCGCTGGTCAATGCTTTTTCTCCTGAATTGATTGTACTCGCGGGCGGAATCACTTTTGCCGACGATGCCCTGTTTGAACCTCTCAAACAATTCATGGATTTTTATGAATGGCGACCCGGTGGGAAGAAAACACCCATCGTTCAGGCCGAGTTTGGCGACATGGCGGGCGCCATCGGAGCCGCAGGTTTTGCCATGTCAAAAATCAAAAACACGTAG
- the miaA gene encoding tRNA (adenosine(37)-N6)-dimethylallyltransferase MiaA, whose protein sequence is MKPIIVILGPTACGKTHLATQLAYALEGEIISADSRQVYKGMDIGTGKDLKEYVVYNQRIPYHLIDVLEAGEMYNVHRFQQDCYEAIAEIEARNRLPIICGGTGLYIEAVLKEHQFTAIPIDEEFREKLLQLSDEELREYFKNTPSEYAHLADTSTRKRLIRAIEIAVFLTHHPFPNSSNTKGVLPDYHLFGLSLPVEERRARITRRLHERLQNGMIDEVQALLKRGISAEQLIYYGLEYKFITQYLLGLLDYGTMVERLNVAIHQFAKRQMTFFRKMERDGLVIHWLDAHLPTEELIREIKSTAEL, encoded by the coding sequence ATGAAGCCAATAATTGTCATTCTCGGGCCCACGGCCTGCGGCAAAACCCACTTGGCAACGCAGTTGGCGTATGCCTTGGAGGGGGAAATTATCAGTGCCGATTCGCGTCAGGTTTACAAAGGAATGGATATCGGAACGGGGAAGGATTTAAAAGAGTATGTGGTTTATAATCAGCGGATACCGTATCATCTGATTGATGTGTTAGAGGCGGGTGAAATGTACAATGTTCATCGTTTTCAACAGGATTGTTATGAAGCAATTGCGGAGATTGAGGCTAGAAATCGACTGCCAATTATTTGTGGTGGAACAGGGTTGTACATCGAAGCGGTGTTGAAAGAACATCAGTTTACGGCGATACCCATTGATGAAGAATTTCGCGAAAAACTTCTGCAATTATCGGACGAAGAATTGCGGGAATATTTTAAAAATACGCCCTCTGAGTACGCCCATTTGGCGGATACGTCCACCCGAAAACGCCTCATTCGGGCCATCGAAATTGCGGTTTTTCTCACCCATCATCCCTTTCCTAATTCATCAAATACGAAGGGAGTTCTTCCTGATTATCATTTATTTGGACTTTCGCTGCCCGTAGAGGAGCGGCGGGCCCGCATTACCCGACGCCTACATGAACGATTGCAAAATGGAATGATTGATGAAGTACAGGCGCTGTTAAAACGGGGTATTTCGGCCGAGCAATTGATTTATTATGGATTGGAATATAAATTTATTACCCAATATCTCCTTGGTTTGTTAGATTATGGTACGATGGTTGAGCGTTTAAATGTAGCGATTCACCAATTTGCCAAACGACAGATGACTTTTTTTAGAAAAATGGAACGGGATGGTTTGGTCATTCATTGGTTGGATGCACATTTGCCCACGGAAGAATTAATAAGAGAGATAAAATCAACGGCAGAATTGTAA
- the trxA gene encoding thioredoxin, giving the protein MGKAVEITDANFGDLVAGSDKPVLVDFWAEWCGPCRMVGPVVEKLAEAYEGQAVIGKVDVDMNPETAMKFGIRSIPTLLFFKNGEVVDRVVGAVPQVVLEDKLKAQLPVTA; this is encoded by the coding sequence ATGGGAAAGGCAGTCGAAATTACAGACGCAAACTTTGGCGACTTGGTCGCAGGTTCAGATAAGCCAGTTTTGGTAGATTTTTGGGCAGAATGGTGCGGACCTTGCCGCATGGTTGGCCCAGTAGTAGAAAAACTTGCAGAAGCTTATGAAGGACAGGCAGTTATCGGAAAAGTAGATGTTGACATGAACCCGGAAACAGCCATGAAATTTGGTATTCGTAGCATTCCAACTTTGTTGTTTTTCAAAAATGGAGAGGTGGTAGACCGCGTAGTAGGAGCTGTACCACAGGTAGTGTTGGAAGACAAATTGAAAGCTCAATTGCCCGTAACTGCCTAA
- a CDS encoding serine hydrolase domain-containing protein produces MKKARTLFQSLIVVVVTISLGLHSCRETEPEPSTATLADLFAQKLEDTLQNRGVGYAFTIYEGTELKAQGSGGFQSRTADLGGQKDFTPDTKLHIASMTKTITAMAFLKLAAQKGLKTSDLIAPYLPPSWKLGAGVDKITFGDLLTHKSGIRGLSSSCLNGAYGENIYTGLKSLMALGVTSRGNYCYQNANFGLFRILIPRILGYAFTGNDATDDAQTQQRYLAFLQQEIFEKAGVQNAIAAFPANNPTYTYNFPLTADQRGWNPGGFGPVLGGYGMYLTATEAGKIYAAALSSGTNEVLATALADSLIVNNLGCYKATSNLGTMVYHDGWWYEALTPAGRGLRTIWVKFPNNLTCVLFVNALQYKNSSLLFPFNDGNIVGFVYNAYAKALQGRGARVSAESASLSIEHPEPH; encoded by the coding sequence ATGAAAAAAGCTAGAACACTTTTTCAATCACTCATCGTCGTCGTTGTGACGATTTCGCTTGGCCTTCACAGCTGTCGGGAAACAGAGCCCGAGCCATCGACGGCAACTTTAGCCGATTTGTTTGCCCAAAAATTGGAAGATACGCTTCAAAATAGGGGAGTTGGCTACGCTTTTACCATTTATGAGGGAACAGAATTAAAGGCACAAGGAAGTGGAGGGTTTCAATCCCGCACGGCAGACCTAGGAGGGCAAAAGGACTTTACACCCGATACAAAGCTGCACATTGCCAGCATGACCAAGACGATTACGGCAATGGCTTTTTTGAAGCTAGCTGCCCAAAAAGGATTGAAAACCAGTGATTTAATTGCACCTTATTTGCCCCCATCCTGGAAGCTAGGGGCTGGTGTTGATAAAATTACTTTTGGCGACTTACTAACCCATAAAAGCGGAATCAGGGGGCTAAGTAGCTCGTGCCTGAACGGTGCTTACGGTGAAAATATATACACTGGTCTAAAAAGTTTGATGGCATTGGGGGTAACTTCGCGGGGAAATTACTGCTACCAAAATGCTAATTTTGGGCTGTTTAGGATATTAATTCCCCGCATTTTGGGCTATGCTTTTACGGGGAATGACGCCACCGACGATGCCCAAACCCAACAGCGTTATTTGGCTTTTTTACAGCAGGAAATTTTTGAAAAAGCAGGTGTTCAAAATGCCATCGCGGCTTTTCCCGCCAATAATCCCACTTACACCTACAACTTCCCGCTTACCGCCGACCAAAGAGGCTGGAATCCTGGTGGTTTCGGGCCAGTACTCGGTGGTTATGGCATGTACCTAACTGCGACCGAAGCGGGTAAAATCTACGCAGCGGCATTATCGTCGGGTACCAATGAAGTGCTTGCCACAGCCTTGGCTGATTCATTGATAGTGAACAACTTAGGTTGTTATAAAGCCACCTCAAATCTTGGTACGATGGTCTATCATGATGGTTGGTGGTACGAAGCGCTTACTCCTGCGGGACGTGGACTTCGTACAATATGGGTTAAATTTCCCAATAACCTTACCTGTGTGTTGTTTGTGAATGCCCTTCAATACAAAAATAGTTCATTACTTTTTCCGTTTAACGACGGCAATATTGTGGGGTTTGTTTACAATGCCTACGCCAAAGCGTTACAGGGGCGCGGGGCGCGGGTGAGTGCGGAATCCGCATCGCTTTCCATAGAGCATCCCGAACCCCATTAG
- a CDS encoding GNAT family N-acetyltransferase has translation MVTIRPAEISDQDTVWEIIEPIIRAGDTYMYAPDSSREKMIALWFDSEKYTYVAEKGGQIVGTFFLKANQPDLGSHVVNAGYMVHPAYRGQGIAEQLCRYSLGEARSLGFKAMQFNCVISTNTVAVRLWQKCGFEIIGTLPKAFQHKELGLTDALVMYQWLD, from the coding sequence ATGGTTACCATACGCCCAGCCGAAATAAGCGACCAAGATACCGTTTGGGAAATTATAGAACCTATCATTCGAGCGGGCGACACCTACATGTACGCGCCAGATTCTTCCAGAGAAAAGATGATAGCCCTCTGGTTTGATTCCGAAAAGTACACGTACGTTGCCGAAAAAGGAGGGCAAATTGTAGGTACTTTTTTCCTAAAGGCCAATCAGCCCGACCTAGGAAGCCACGTAGTAAATGCGGGATACATGGTTCATCCAGCTTATCGCGGACAGGGCATTGCGGAGCAGTTGTGCCGTTATTCGTTGGGAGAAGCCCGAAGTCTCGGGTTCAAAGCCATGCAGTTTAATTGCGTCATTTCGACCAATACCGTTGCCGTTCGTCTTTGGCAAAAATGTGGTTTTGAAATCATTGGAACATTGCCCAAAGCCTTTCAACACAAGGAATTAGGATTGACGGACGCACTTGTAATGTATCAATGGCTAGATTAG
- a CDS encoding sugar isomerase domain-containing protein has product MSVIQDFINKSRGILDTIEAQQPQIEQAAQWFAASILAGRMVHVFGSGHSRIMVEEMWPRYGSFAGFNPIVELSLTFHNLVVGANGQRQAMFLENVPGFAERILRNFDLSDTDTALVISSSGTNIVPVEMAEIFQQRGIKVVALVTSLHSAASASKRADGKKLTDFADLVLDTGAPAGDAMVYVPNLDTPVAPGSTVGGATLINCLKAETARLLTEAGQPPKVLSAAAVVGTQRAVELFEGAYDEHAHRIAKMYEKVGIQSYVSENKTVK; this is encoded by the coding sequence ATGTCAGTAATACAAGACTTTATCAATAAATCGCGCGGTATTTTAGATACCATTGAAGCGCAACAACCGCAGATTGAGCAGGCGGCGCAATGGTTCGCGGCTTCTATTTTGGCGGGGCGAATGGTCCATGTTTTTGGCAGCGGACACAGCCGAATTATGGTTGAAGAAATGTGGCCGCGTTACGGTTCATTTGCAGGATTTAATCCCATTGTTGAACTTTCCCTTACGTTTCATAACCTCGTCGTAGGGGCCAACGGACAGCGGCAAGCGATGTTTTTGGAGAATGTACCTGGATTTGCCGAGCGCATATTACGCAATTTTGACCTTTCAGACACCGATACCGCCTTGGTTATTTCCTCTTCGGGCACCAACATTGTTCCCGTAGAAATGGCCGAAATTTTTCAACAGCGCGGCATCAAAGTCGTAGCGTTGGTAACTAGCCTACATTCGGCGGCGAGTGCCTCCAAACGTGCAGATGGCAAGAAATTAACAGATTTTGCCGATTTGGTTCTCGACACTGGCGCACCCGCTGGCGATGCCATGGTTTACGTACCCAACCTCGACACGCCCGTTGCTCCAGGCAGCACCGTGGGCGGCGCAACACTCATCAACTGCCTGAAAGCTGAAACCGCTCGCCTCCTGACCGAAGCTGGGCAGCCCCCGAAAGTACTCAGCGCCGCCGCCGTGGTAGGCACCCAACGGGCGGTAGAGCTTTTTGAAGGTGCTTATGACGAGCATGCTCACCGCATTGCGAAAATGTATGAGAAAGTAGGAATCCAGAGCTATGTCTCTGAAAATAAAACAGTTAAATAG
- a CDS encoding ribose-phosphate pyrophosphokinase, with amino-acid sequence MASFNPIKIFSGSQSNYLAEKVARHYGRDLGGYNLRKFSDGEMSPSFEESIRGCDVYLIQSTFNSSENFMELLLMIDAVKRASAHKITAVIPYFGYARQDRKDKPRVPIAAKLVANLLTAAGAEQIMTLDLHAGAIQGFFDIPVVHLEGTSVFVPYIKSLELDNLVVASPDVGGAARARNFAKFFNADIILCDKYRKRANEVASMQVIGDVKDANVVFIDDLIDTGGTICKAAELVMSKGAKSVRAICTHPVMSGPAHERIRTSMLQELIVTDTIPLREENEKIKVLSVSELFAKAIGRIRDHESISSLFINPA; translated from the coding sequence ATGGCCTCATTTAATCCGATAAAAATATTCTCTGGTTCGCAGTCAAATTATTTGGCAGAAAAGGTTGCCCGTCATTACGGGAGAGACTTAGGCGGCTATAATTTACGTAAATTCAGTGACGGTGAAATGTCACCCAGCTTCGAAGAATCCATTCGAGGATGCGACGTTTACTTGATCCAATCAACCTTTAATTCTTCCGAAAATTTCATGGAATTATTGTTGATGATAGACGCCGTCAAGCGGGCATCCGCTCACAAAATTACGGCGGTTATTCCTTATTTCGGATACGCTCGTCAGGATCGCAAAGACAAACCAAGGGTGCCGATTGCTGCCAAATTGGTGGCAAATTTGCTCACCGCTGCTGGAGCCGAGCAAATCATGACGCTTGATTTACACGCGGGGGCTATTCAAGGATTTTTTGACATTCCAGTGGTACACCTAGAAGGTACCAGCGTATTTGTGCCTTACATCAAGAGTCTAGAGCTAGACAATTTGGTGGTGGCTTCTCCCGACGTTGGTGGTGCCGCCCGCGCCCGAAACTTTGCGAAGTTTTTTAACGCCGACATTATCCTTTGCGACAAATACCGTAAAAGAGCCAACGAAGTAGCCTCAATGCAGGTAATCGGTGATGTAAAAGACGCCAACGTGGTTTTCATTGATGATTTGATTGATACAGGAGGCACCATTTGCAAAGCGGCCGAACTCGTTATGAGCAAAGGAGCAAAGTCGGTACGGGCCATTTGTACCCACCCAGTGATGTCAGGCCCCGCACATGAACGTATTCGTACGTCGATGTTGCAAGAACTGATTGTGACGGATACCATTCCATTGCGCGAAGAAAATGAAAAAATTAAGGTATTGTCGGTGTCAGAATTATTTGCCAAAGCCATCGGCCGTATCCGTGACCACGAATCTATTAGTTCATTGTTTATAAATCCTGCCTAG
- a CDS encoding SDR family NAD(P)-dependent oxidoreductase, with the protein MVLDKWLENKTIIIIGGTTGLGLSAAKAFVAQGANVVVVGRNPDSCTEAEKILGKTRATAIQGDATEPHTADNAIQKGIQTFGGFDGLYHVAGGSGRKYGDGPLHELSLEGWNKTFELNLTSLMLSNQAAIRQFLKQNTGGSILNMGSVLGYSPSPKYFVTHAYAATKSAIIGFSQSIAAYYAPNNIRINVLAPALVETPMSQRASKDEVILNFVKTKQPLDGGRNGQPADLDGAAVYFMSDYSTFTTGQILSVDGGWSLSEGQY; encoded by the coding sequence ATGGTTTTGGATAAGTGGCTTGAAAATAAAACAATTATTATCATCGGGGGAACCACCGGGCTGGGCTTGTCGGCGGCAAAGGCATTTGTAGCACAGGGCGCCAACGTGGTGGTGGTCGGAAGAAATCCTGATAGCTGCACCGAAGCCGAAAAAATCTTGGGAAAAACAAGAGCCACGGCCATCCAAGGTGACGCCACTGAACCACATACGGCCGACAATGCCATTCAAAAAGGAATTCAAACCTTCGGTGGATTCGATGGATTGTACCACGTAGCAGGCGGCAGCGGGCGCAAATACGGCGATGGGCCGTTGCACGAGCTGTCGTTGGAAGGTTGGAACAAAACATTTGAACTGAACCTTACCTCGCTGATGCTTTCCAATCAGGCGGCTATCCGTCAGTTTTTAAAACAAAATACGGGCGGAAGTATCCTCAATATGGGCTCGGTGCTTGGCTACTCCCCTTCTCCCAAATACTTTGTCACGCACGCTTATGCCGCGACCAAATCGGCCATTATCGGGTTTTCTCAATCTATTGCTGCCTATTACGCCCCAAACAACATTCGAATCAATGTATTGGCCCCAGCTTTGGTAGAAACGCCCATGAGTCAGCGCGCATCCAAAGATGAGGTTATCCTCAATTTTGTTAAAACAAAACAACCGCTAGACGGCGGTCGCAACGGACAACCCGCTGATTTAGACGGGGCTGCGGTGTATTTTATGTCCGATTATTCAACATTTACCACGGGACAAATTTTATCAGTCGACGGCGGCTGGTCCCTTTCTGAAGGACAATATTGA